One genomic segment of Intestinimonas butyriciproducens includes these proteins:
- a CDS encoding helix-turn-helix transcriptional regulator yields MQFTIKQARHFAGFTQAELAKRLGIARGTYIKIEKEPPRATIGQISKISALTGIPVGDIFLGCSSTFVDKSSSN; encoded by the coding sequence TTGCAGTTCACTATCAAACAAGCACGGCATTTTGCTGGGTTTACGCAGGCGGAACTGGCGAAACGGCTCGGAATTGCCCGCGGAACGTATATTAAAATTGAAAAAGAGCCGCCGCGGGCAACAATAGGCCAAATCTCTAAAATATCCGCTTTGACCGGGATCCCCGTTGGAGATATTTTTTTAGGCTGTAGCTCTACATTTGTAGATAAATCTTCTTCGAATTGA
- a CDS encoding helix-turn-helix transcriptional regulator yields MMKIAEKIYRLRTEHDMTQSQLAKIAGVSDKAVSAWEAGTRDPKIKSIQGICSHFGIDINRFIDEDTNDYREKAPTPVSESGPSDKELISLWSSLTPEEILRVKDFALGLKAARKEPPSRPE; encoded by the coding sequence ATGATGAAGATTGCAGAAAAAATATATCGGCTCAGAACTGAACACGATATGACACAGTCTCAGCTTGCTAAGATCGCGGGGGTGTCCGACAAGGCCGTCTCTGCTTGGGAGGCGGGTACCCGCGACCCAAAAATAAAATCCATCCAAGGCATATGCTCACATTTTGGAATTGATATCAACCGTTTTATAGATGAAGATACAAATGACTATAGAGAAAAAGCGCCCACCCCCGTTTCCGAGAGTGGGCCTTCTGATAAAGAGCTAATTAGCCTTTGGAGTAGTCTGACGCCGGAAGAGATTTTGCGGGTAAAGGATTTTGCGCTAGGGCTAAAAGCAGCTCGTAAAGAACCGCCTTCTCGTCCTGAGTAA